From one Streptomyces sp. CA-210063 genomic stretch:
- a CDS encoding peptide ABC transporter substrate-binding protein, producing MPRSPMFTAPASLSLALVLALAGCSGGTQGGGDAAKAGFSVAVGEPDHLTPGRSTVGWDELRVLFAPLVKVDQKGEVSYVQAESVTSTDARHWTIKLRSGWKFHNGEAVTAQSYADAWNATAYGPNAWAANGQFAGIEGYAALNPAKGTPKTKTLSGVKVVDATTLKVTLSSPDSQFPLQLTPNQTGFYPMPKAAFTDPDAYDKKPIGNGPFKMSAAWTADKGTTVTAYTAYQGAKPKSSAITFKSYTDLNTAYTDALAGNTDVIGVPVSKYGQAKADFGDRLHTYEAPSLEFMGLPLYGKRFEDVRLRKALSMAIDRAAVNKAIYGGLYTPATSLTPPSEVGAETDVCDACAYDPAAAKELLAQAGGWSGELTITYPGGLGLDELYKAVANQIRQNLDIADVKAEPTADWAEFSEKAFANKITGLNHGHWGALYPSMQATLRGIFTEAGGCQVCSHYSEGDVDTLLQQADSATDAASAQRLYNDAQKRILQDFPVIPLFYGSYIYASTDQVTGVTVGPADVDLSSVSVVG from the coding sequence GTGCCCAGATCACCCATGTTCACAGCCCCGGCGAGCCTATCGCTGGCCCTCGTCCTCGCCCTCGCCGGCTGCTCCGGCGGCACCCAGGGCGGCGGCGATGCGGCGAAGGCCGGATTCTCGGTCGCCGTCGGGGAGCCCGACCATCTCACTCCGGGCCGCAGCACCGTCGGCTGGGACGAACTCCGCGTCCTCTTCGCCCCCCTGGTCAAGGTCGACCAGAAGGGCGAGGTCAGTTACGTCCAGGCGGAGTCGGTGACCTCCACCGACGCCCGGCACTGGACCATCAAGCTCCGTTCGGGCTGGAAGTTCCACAACGGGGAGGCGGTGACCGCCCAGAGCTACGCCGACGCCTGGAACGCGACCGCCTACGGCCCCAACGCCTGGGCGGCCAATGGCCAGTTCGCCGGGATAGAGGGTTACGCGGCGCTCAATCCGGCCAAGGGCACACCGAAGACCAAGACCCTCTCCGGTGTGAAGGTCGTCGACGCCACGACGCTGAAGGTCACCCTCTCCAGCCCGGACAGCCAGTTCCCGCTGCAGCTCACCCCCAACCAGACCGGCTTCTACCCGATGCCGAAGGCGGCGTTCACGGACCCCGACGCCTACGACAAGAAGCCGATCGGCAACGGCCCCTTCAAGATGTCCGCCGCCTGGACGGCCGACAAGGGCACCACCGTCACCGCCTACACGGCGTACCAGGGAGCCAAGCCGAAGTCCTCCGCCATCACCTTCAAGAGCTACACCGACCTCAACACCGCCTACACCGACGCGCTGGCGGGCAACACCGATGTCATCGGTGTTCCGGTCAGCAAGTACGGCCAGGCCAAGGCCGACTTCGGAGACCGGCTGCACACCTACGAGGCCCCGTCGCTGGAGTTCATGGGCCTGCCCCTGTACGGAAAGCGGTTCGAGGACGTCCGGCTGCGCAAGGCGCTGTCCATGGCCATCGACCGGGCCGCCGTCAACAAGGCCATCTACGGCGGCCTCTACACCCCGGCCACCTCCCTCACCCCGCCCTCGGAGGTCGGCGCCGAGACCGACGTCTGCGACGCCTGCGCGTACGACCCGGCCGCCGCCAAGGAGCTGCTCGCTCAGGCGGGTGGCTGGTCCGGGGAGCTGACGATCACCTACCCGGGAGGGCTCGGCCTCGACGAGCTCTACAAGGCTGTCGCCAACCAGATCAGGCAGAACCTGGACATCGCCGACGTCAAGGCCGAGCCCACCGCCGACTGGGCGGAGTTCAGCGAGAAGGCGTTCGCCAACAAGATCACCGGGCTCAACCACGGGCACTGGGGCGCCCTCTACCCCAGCATGCAGGCAACCCTGCGCGGCATCTTCACCGAGGCCGGCGGCTGCCAGGTGTGCAGCCACTACAGCGAGGGCGACGTCGACACACTGCTCCAGCAGGCCGACAGCGCGACCGACGCCGCCTCGGCGCAGCGGCTCTACAACGACGCCCAGAAGCGGATCCTCCAGGACTTCCCGGTGATCCCGCTCTTCTACGGCAGCTACATCTACGCCAGCACCGACCAAGTCACCGGGGTGACCGTGGGACCGGCCGACGTCGACCTCAGCTCGGTCTCCGTCGTCGGCTGA
- a CDS encoding M14 family zinc carboxypeptidase: protein MTATTSEQSAPAVPSPGDWVRHAATVPETHAYPAVDELLVSFRELTEAHPGLVTESRIGTSTLGEPLYCFTVGDGPASLGSDEGGGYVVVGGVHPNEPVGAVAALHLATALCEGPALRAHFGGAWHIVPCIDPDGARLNEGWFATPADKRNYGRHFYRPAGDEQVEWTFPFAYKKAWFDRVLPETLALMRLLDATRPRFLTTLHNCEAGGVYYYMNRPAPELYAVLAEIPASLGMPLATGEPEAAHAPVYAPAVYGCIDMKDAYDYLEGLGVDAAAKIAGSSSAAYAERYGTFYFVTEVPHWSHPDADDNTPTEVRYADVVRGRAWALGEAGTFLGGILDAAHPHLTIPSPFLRAVRDFVPSLAELATMESARADGLPDRAATVSERFDCEAGAHSLRVRFGGMLLRALNAEVVAGTATPEVRRCHRELLETYETWEREAEPATGDPIPISTLAGIQYGALLAAADHARAARDSTGDPG from the coding sequence ATGACAGCCACGACATCCGAGCAGTCCGCCCCCGCCGTGCCGTCCCCCGGAGACTGGGTACGGCACGCGGCGACCGTCCCCGAGACGCACGCCTACCCGGCCGTCGACGAACTCCTCGTGTCCTTCAGGGAGTTGACCGAAGCTCATCCCGGCCTGGTGACCGAGAGCCGGATCGGCACCTCCACCCTCGGCGAACCCCTGTACTGCTTCACGGTGGGCGACGGCCCCGCGAGCCTCGGGAGCGACGAGGGCGGTGGATACGTCGTCGTCGGCGGGGTGCACCCCAACGAGCCCGTCGGCGCGGTGGCCGCCCTGCACCTGGCCACCGCCCTGTGCGAAGGCCCGGCCCTGCGTGCGCACTTCGGCGGCGCCTGGCACATCGTGCCCTGCATCGATCCGGACGGGGCCCGGCTCAACGAGGGTTGGTTCGCCACCCCGGCCGACAAGCGGAACTATGGACGCCACTTCTACCGGCCCGCCGGCGACGAACAGGTCGAGTGGACCTTCCCGTTCGCCTACAAGAAGGCGTGGTTCGACCGCGTACTGCCCGAAACCCTGGCGCTGATGCGCCTGTTGGACGCCACCCGGCCGCGCTTTCTGACCACCCTGCACAACTGCGAGGCGGGCGGCGTCTATTACTACATGAACCGCCCGGCTCCCGAGCTGTACGCGGTCCTGGCCGAGATCCCGGCCTCCCTCGGCATGCCGCTGGCGACCGGCGAGCCCGAGGCCGCGCACGCCCCGGTCTACGCCCCGGCGGTCTACGGCTGCATCGACATGAAGGACGCGTACGACTACCTCGAAGGGCTCGGCGTCGACGCCGCCGCCAAGATCGCGGGCTCGTCGAGCGCCGCGTACGCCGAGCGCTACGGCACCTTCTACTTCGTCACCGAAGTCCCGCACTGGAGCCACCCGGACGCCGACGACAACACACCCACCGAGGTGCGGTACGCCGACGTGGTCAGGGGCCGGGCGTGGGCGCTCGGAGAGGCCGGGACGTTCCTGGGCGGCATCCTCGACGCGGCGCACCCGCACCTGACGATCCCCTCCCCCTTCCTGCGGGCGGTCCGCGACTTCGTCCCCTCGCTGGCCGAACTCGCCACGATGGAATCGGCTCGTGCCGACGGGCTCCCGGACCGGGCCGCGACGGTGTCCGAACGCTTCGACTGCGAGGCCGGTGCGCACAGCCTCCGCGTCCGCTTCGGGGGCATGCTGCTGCGCGCCCTGAACGCGGAAGTGGTCGCGGGCACCGCCACCCCCGAAGTACGGCGGTGCCACCGGGAGTTGCTGGAGACGTACGAGACCTGGGAGCGCGAGGCCGAACCGGCCACGGGCGACCCGATCCCGATCTCGACGCTGGCCGGGATCCAGTACGGGGCGCTGCTGGCCGCCGCGGACCACGCCCGCGCCGCCCGTGACAGCACGGGAGACCCCGGATGA
- a CDS encoding ABC transporter permease → MRYLIRRLLEALVVFFGISLVIYAMTYVLPGDPIAALAGDRPLAPSVERALREQHHLDEPLLSQYGHYLAGLLHGDLGTDFSGRSVAEQMADRWPVTLKLALTAWGIEAVVGIGLGVLAGLRRGTWTDRTVLAFTIGATSVPVFVLAYTAQVVLGVKLGLFPVAGNADGWPTGYLLPALCVAAFGLASVSRLVRAEVIENLRADYARTAVAKGLSRRRVVGIHVLRNSLVPAVTYLAIDLGYLLGGTVIIEGVFNLPGIGQLLFQAIRAHAGPTVVGVSTALILIFLAASVLVDLLNSLLDPRIRHD, encoded by the coding sequence ATGAGGTACCTGATACGCCGGCTCCTGGAGGCGCTGGTCGTCTTCTTCGGCATCAGCCTGGTCATCTACGCGATGACGTACGTCCTGCCCGGCGACCCCATCGCCGCGCTCGCGGGCGACCGGCCGCTGGCTCCCAGCGTGGAGCGGGCGCTGCGCGAACAGCACCACCTCGACGAGCCGTTGCTGTCCCAGTACGGCCACTACCTGGCCGGACTGCTGCACGGCGACCTCGGCACCGACTTCAGCGGGCGTTCCGTCGCCGAGCAGATGGCCGACCGCTGGCCGGTCACCCTGAAGCTGGCCCTCACCGCCTGGGGGATCGAGGCGGTCGTAGGTATCGGGCTCGGCGTGCTCGCCGGGCTGCGCCGGGGCACCTGGACGGACCGCACGGTCCTCGCCTTCACCATCGGGGCCACCTCGGTGCCGGTGTTCGTCCTCGCGTACACCGCACAGGTCGTCCTCGGTGTGAAGCTGGGACTGTTCCCGGTCGCCGGCAACGCCGACGGCTGGCCGACCGGCTATCTGCTGCCGGCCCTGTGCGTCGCGGCCTTCGGTCTCGCGTCGGTGTCCCGGCTGGTCAGGGCCGAGGTGATCGAGAACCTGCGGGCCGACTACGCCCGCACCGCCGTCGCCAAGGGACTCAGCCGGCGCCGGGTGGTCGGGATCCACGTCCTGCGCAACTCCCTCGTCCCGGCCGTCACCTACCTCGCCATCGACCTCGGCTACCTGCTCGGCGGCACCGTGATCATCGAGGGCGTCTTCAACCTCCCCGGCATCGGCCAGCTGCTCTTCCAGGCCATCCGCGCCCACGCCGGGCCGACAGTGGTGGGCGTGTCGACCGCCCTGATCCTGATCTTCCTGGCCGCGAGCGTCCTGGTCGACCTCCTCAACAGCCTCCTCGACCCGAGGATCCGCCATGACTGA
- a CDS encoding ABC transporter permease yields the protein MTDTVITPVSASGPAFDTASGAGWDTLRRRPVFLLTGGGVLLLLLVAAAPELFAGWFGHGDPTVCDLGHSAAGPTAGHPFGYDVQGCDLYANVIHGAGASLGVGLLATGCGLAVALVLGCLAGMAGRVVDSVIARVTDVFLGFPFLLGAIVVLNSVTTRDVPTVAGVLALFGWPTMTRVVRASVRSVREADYVVMARGLGASQWHITVRHVLPNALTPVLVLATITVGGVIVAESALTFLGVGLQPPSISWGLQLAGAQNSFQTHPHLLIFPGLFLSFTVFVLITFGDTVRDALDPRGR from the coding sequence ATGACTGACACCGTGATCACACCGGTCTCCGCTTCAGGACCGGCCTTCGACACCGCTTCCGGCGCGGGATGGGACACGCTCCGCCGCAGGCCGGTCTTCCTCCTCACCGGCGGCGGCGTCCTCCTGCTGCTCCTCGTGGCCGCGGCGCCAGAGCTCTTCGCGGGCTGGTTCGGCCACGGGGACCCGACCGTCTGCGACCTCGGCCACAGCGCCGCTGGACCGACCGCGGGCCACCCCTTCGGATACGACGTCCAGGGCTGCGACCTGTACGCCAACGTCATCCACGGGGCCGGTGCCTCACTCGGCGTCGGCCTGCTCGCCACCGGCTGCGGCCTGGCCGTCGCGCTGGTCCTGGGCTGCCTGGCCGGGATGGCCGGGCGCGTCGTGGACAGCGTGATCGCCCGGGTCACCGATGTCTTCCTCGGCTTCCCGTTCCTGCTCGGCGCGATCGTCGTCCTCAACAGCGTCACCACCCGCGATGTCCCGACGGTGGCCGGGGTCCTGGCGCTGTTCGGCTGGCCGACCATGACCCGGGTGGTGAGGGCGTCGGTCCGCTCGGTGCGCGAGGCCGACTACGTGGTGATGGCCCGCGGCCTCGGCGCGAGCCAGTGGCACATCACCGTCAGGCATGTCCTGCCCAACGCCCTCACGCCGGTCCTCGTCCTCGCCACCATCACCGTCGGCGGCGTGATCGTCGCCGAGTCCGCACTGACCTTCCTCGGAGTCGGGCTGCAACCGCCCTCCATCTCCTGGGGACTTCAGCTGGCCGGAGCCCAGAACTCCTTCCAGACCCACCCGCACCTACTGATCTTCCCCGGACTGTTCCTCTCCTTCACCGTCTTCGTACTCATCACCTTCGGCGACACCGTGCGTGACGCCCTGGACCCGAGAGGCCGGTGA
- a CDS encoding ABC transporter ATP-binding protein, with amino-acid sequence MTTMDAHTPEPAPRPDAVPLLDVEDLTVDLLSRGGQASQRVVHGVSFTLHKEETLALIGESGSGKSISAMAVMGLLPATTARVGGSARHLGTDLLTLPPDRLRAQRGKNIAVIFQDALSALNPTLTVGYQIAETIRAHEHVGRRQAHARAVELMARVRIPDPARRCRDYPHQFSGGMRQRIMIAMAVALSPDVLIADEPTTALDVTVQAQIMELLAELREETGSALLLITHDLGLAAGTADRVAIMYAGRILEQAPVEELYDRPAHPYTRGLLAAVPRLDGDITDLTPVPGSPPGPGLLPSGCPFHVRCSDAQGRCATEPPALLPAPPARLVACHYPLEVSGA; translated from the coding sequence GTGACCACCATGGACGCGCACACCCCCGAACCGGCCCCGCGACCGGACGCCGTACCGCTCCTCGACGTCGAGGACCTGACCGTCGACCTGCTGTCCCGAGGCGGGCAGGCCTCCCAACGAGTCGTCCACGGAGTCTCGTTCACCCTCCACAAGGAGGAGACGCTCGCGCTCATCGGCGAGTCCGGGTCCGGCAAGAGCATCTCCGCGATGGCCGTCATGGGGCTGCTCCCGGCCACCACCGCCCGCGTCGGCGGCAGCGCCCGCCACCTGGGCACGGACCTGCTGACGCTGCCACCCGACCGGCTCAGGGCCCAGCGCGGCAAGAACATCGCCGTGATCTTCCAGGACGCCCTGTCCGCCCTCAATCCCACCCTCACCGTGGGCTACCAGATCGCCGAGACGATACGAGCCCACGAGCACGTCGGCCGCCGCCAGGCCCACGCCCGGGCGGTCGAGCTGATGGCCCGGGTCCGCATCCCCGACCCGGCCCGCCGCTGCCGCGACTATCCGCACCAGTTCTCCGGCGGCATGCGCCAGCGGATCATGATCGCGATGGCGGTGGCTCTCAGCCCCGACGTCCTCATCGCCGACGAACCCACGACCGCCCTGGACGTCACCGTGCAGGCGCAGATCATGGAACTGCTCGCCGAACTCCGCGAGGAGACCGGCTCCGCGCTGCTGCTGATCACCCACGACCTGGGCCTCGCCGCGGGCACCGCCGACCGGGTCGCCATCATGTACGCCGGGCGCATCCTGGAGCAGGCACCGGTCGAGGAGCTCTACGACCGCCCCGCCCACCCCTACACCCGAGGGCTGCTCGCCGCCGTACCCCGCCTCGACGGTGACATCACCGACCTCACCCCCGTCCCGGGCAGCCCGCCCGGCCCCGGGCTGCTGCCCTCTGGCTGCCCGTTCCACGTCCGCTGCTCCGACGCCCAAGGCCGCTGCGCGACGGAACCGCCCGCCCTGCTCCCGGCCCCACCCGCACGGCTCGTCGCCTGCCACTATCCGCTGGAGGTCTCCGGTGCCTGA
- a CDS encoding ABC transporter ATP-binding protein has translation MPDDPPLLEARGLVKHFKVGALPFGGRRRATVKAVDGVDLTLKRGSTLGLVGESGCGKSTLARLLMALDRPTAGTVRVEGRDLLGLSSAELRRRRRDIQLVMQDPYTSLDPRMTALEIVREPLDIHRDLMPRQDRATRARELLEMVGLDPGHAHRHPHQFSGGQRQRLGIARALALRPKILVCDEPVSALDVSVQAQVINLLKELQREFGLSYVFIAHDLAVVRQVADEVAVMYLGRIVEYGDRDTVYSRPAHPYTRALLSAVPDPDPRRRGATGRIVLQGDPPSPTRPPAGCAFHTRCWKSQEICAGQRPEPAAPTTDVPRQVSCHFPEH, from the coding sequence GTGCCTGACGACCCTCCGCTGCTGGAAGCCCGCGGCCTGGTCAAGCATTTCAAGGTCGGCGCTCTGCCCTTCGGGGGCCGGCGCCGGGCCACGGTCAAGGCCGTCGACGGCGTCGACCTGACCCTGAAACGGGGCTCGACCCTCGGTCTCGTCGGGGAGTCCGGCTGCGGCAAGTCGACCCTCGCCCGCCTCCTGATGGCCCTGGACCGCCCGACGGCCGGCACCGTACGGGTCGAGGGCCGTGACCTGCTCGGGCTGTCGTCGGCCGAACTGCGCCGCCGCAGACGTGACATCCAGCTGGTCATGCAGGACCCGTACACCTCGCTCGATCCCCGGATGACGGCGCTGGAGATCGTCCGTGAACCCCTGGACATCCACCGCGACCTGATGCCGCGGCAGGACCGCGCGACCCGGGCCCGCGAGCTCCTGGAGATGGTCGGGCTCGACCCGGGGCACGCACACCGCCACCCGCACCAGTTCTCCGGCGGGCAGCGCCAGCGCCTCGGCATCGCCCGGGCGCTCGCGCTGCGCCCGAAGATCCTGGTCTGCGACGAGCCGGTGTCGGCGCTCGACGTGTCCGTGCAGGCACAGGTCATCAACCTCCTCAAGGAGCTGCAGCGGGAGTTCGGACTCAGTTACGTCTTCATCGCGCACGACCTGGCGGTGGTCCGGCAGGTCGCCGACGAGGTCGCCGTCATGTATCTGGGGCGGATCGTCGAGTACGGCGACCGCGACACCGTCTACTCCCGCCCAGCCCACCCCTACACCCGGGCGCTGCTGTCGGCCGTACCCGATCCGGACCCGCGCCGTCGGGGCGCCACCGGCCGCATCGTGCTCCAGGGCGACCCTCCCAGCCCGACCCGCCCGCCCGCCGGATGCGCCTTCCACACGCGCTGCTGGAAGAGCCAGGAGATCTGCGCCGGGCAGCGGCCGGAGCCGGCCGCACCGACGACCGACGTTCCGCGACAGGTCTCCTGCCACTTCCCCGAACACTGA
- a CDS encoding FMN-binding negative transcriptional regulator produces MLVEDSPQDTADAVPAFLGHLARADARKHELGSHEVVVVLQGPHGYISPTWYEETPHVPTWNFTVLHVHGRPEVLGPADTYDVLSATVDHFEDRFPQPWRLARVEAYAHRIAVAVAVTGFRLPATTVTAKAKLSQDEREEVVLRLAEALETGRPYAGPELARAMRDIRRKP; encoded by the coding sequence GTGCTGGTGGAGGACTCGCCGCAGGACACCGCGGACGCGGTCCCCGCCTTCCTCGGCCACCTCGCCAGGGCCGACGCCAGGAAGCACGAACTCGGCTCCCACGAGGTGGTCGTCGTGCTCCAGGGGCCGCACGGCTACATCTCGCCGACGTGGTACGAGGAGACGCCCCACGTCCCGACCTGGAACTTCACCGTCCTGCATGTCCACGGCCGCCCCGAAGTCCTCGGCCCGGCGGACACCTACGACGTACTCTCCGCCACCGTCGACCACTTCGAGGACCGCTTTCCCCAACCGTGGCGGCTGGCCCGGGTGGAGGCCTACGCCCACCGCATCGCCGTCGCCGTCGCCGTCACCGGATTCCGGTTGCCCGCCACTACGGTGACGGCCAAGGCGAAGCTCAGCCAGGACGAACGCGAGGAAGTCGTCCTCCGCCTTGCCGAGGCCCTCGAAACCGGCCGGCCGTACGCCGGTCCCGAACTCGCCCGCGCCATGCGCGACATCCGGAGGAAGCCGTGA
- a CDS encoding amidohydrolase, whose translation MTTTTSAASGTRTADAEPLTLRRVHLGAGGPLSDVRIGSGRVKAVWAAGESPRADGQSVDLDGRTLLPGLWDSHVHMVQWAGLRRRLDVSGARSAREAADAVGGRAAALPAGEPVIGHGFRDGLWPDAPHKDLLDSLVPDRPALLISMDLHCAWLNSAGLALVERGDHPTGLLREDECMQAMRKLPTASVELTDAWVRDACAEAAARGITGIVDFEFADNIADWTRRMNDAAVPLRVAASIWSPQLEAAIGRGLRTGQTLDTPGGLLEVGPFKLLVDGSLNTRTALCHEAYPAAVPGEPGSHGLEMIPPHELVSLLRRASSHGIEPAVHAIGDRANEMALDAFEAVRCHGRIEHGQLLAPEDIPRFAELGVTVSVQPTHAVDDRDVADRHWAGRTHRAYAFADLLAAGAVLELGSDAPVAPLDPWLTMASAVTRTGDERPPWHPEQRIPMADALAGSSRQRRLIRVGDRADLVITDTDPLTADARTLREMPVHATMLAGTWTHGPGTPRR comes from the coding sequence GTGACCACCACGACCAGCGCAGCGTCCGGCACCCGGACGGCCGACGCCGAGCCGCTCACCCTGCGCCGGGTCCACCTCGGGGCAGGCGGACCGCTGAGCGATGTCCGTATCGGGTCCGGCCGCGTCAAGGCCGTCTGGGCGGCGGGCGAATCCCCGCGCGCCGACGGGCAGAGCGTCGACCTCGACGGCCGCACCCTGCTGCCGGGGCTGTGGGACTCGCATGTCCACATGGTCCAGTGGGCGGGTCTGCGGCGTCGGCTCGACGTGTCCGGCGCCCGTTCGGCGCGGGAGGCCGCGGACGCGGTCGGCGGGCGGGCCGCCGCCCTGCCTGCCGGTGAGCCCGTGATCGGCCACGGCTTCCGCGACGGACTGTGGCCGGACGCGCCCCACAAGGACCTGCTGGACTCCCTTGTCCCTGACCGCCCCGCCCTGCTGATCAGCATGGATCTGCACTGCGCCTGGCTCAACTCGGCCGGACTGGCCCTGGTGGAGCGCGGCGATCACCCCACCGGGCTGCTCCGCGAGGACGAGTGCATGCAGGCCATGCGCAAACTCCCCACCGCCTCGGTGGAGTTGACGGACGCATGGGTGCGGGACGCCTGTGCCGAAGCCGCCGCGCGGGGCATCACCGGCATCGTCGACTTCGAGTTCGCCGACAACATCGCGGACTGGACCCGCCGCATGAACGACGCCGCGGTGCCGCTCCGGGTGGCCGCCTCCATCTGGTCCCCGCAGCTGGAGGCGGCGATCGGCCGAGGGCTCCGCACCGGCCAGACCCTGGACACACCCGGCGGGCTCCTGGAGGTCGGACCGTTCAAGCTGCTCGTCGACGGCTCGCTCAACACCCGCACCGCGCTGTGTCACGAGGCGTACCCGGCCGCGGTCCCCGGTGAGCCCGGCTCCCACGGACTGGAGATGATTCCCCCGCACGAGCTGGTGTCCCTGCTGCGCCGCGCCTCCTCCCACGGGATCGAACCCGCCGTCCACGCGATCGGGGACCGCGCCAACGAGATGGCCCTCGACGCCTTCGAGGCGGTGCGCTGCCACGGCCGGATCGAGCACGGCCAGCTGCTCGCCCCCGAGGACATCCCGCGCTTCGCCGAACTGGGCGTCACCGTGAGCGTCCAGCCCACCCACGCGGTGGACGACCGGGATGTCGCCGACCGGCACTGGGCGGGCCGGACCCACCGGGCCTACGCCTTCGCCGACCTGCTCGCCGCCGGAGCCGTCCTGGAGCTGGGCTCCGACGCTCCCGTCGCGCCGCTCGACCCCTGGCTGACCATGGCGTCCGCCGTGACCCGGACCGGCGACGAGCGCCCGCCATGGCACCCGGAGCAGCGGATACCGATGGCGGACGCCCTCGCCGGCTCGTCCCGGCAGCGGCGGCTGATCCGGGTCGGCGACCGGGCGGACCTGGTGATCACCGACACCGACCCGCTCACCGCGGACGCCCGGACACTGCGCGAGATGCCGGTGCACGCGACCATGCTCGCCGGTACCTGGACCCACGGCCCTGGCACCCCCAGGAGGTGA
- a CDS encoding beta-N-acetylhexosaminidase, which yields MDLVPAPREIRSGSVDGGPFVFGFGTQVAADAASGTSARWLRSVLGTATGLPLEPATPGTKKAVTLQVTERLVALGPEAYELVADASGVLIEGGGPAGVFWGAQTLRQLLGPDAFRRAPLRDGPWTVPPVRIADAPRFAWRGMMLDVARHFMPKDGVLRYVDLLAAHKLNVLHLHLTDDQGWRIEIDRYPRLTEVGSWRARSRIGLEDSPLWDERPHGGYYTQDDLREIVAYAGERHITVVPEIDIPGHSQAAIAAYPELGNTDVVDTTALTPWEDWGISLDVLNVSEATLAFYENVLTEVLDIFPSEFVHIGGDECAKEQWRASPTVQRRIRELGLTDEAGMQSWFIHHFDRWLADRGRRLVGWDEILEGGVAPGAVVSSWQGYAGGIAAARAGHDVVMCPQEHVYLDWRQAGGPGEPIPIAHVRTLEDVYRFEPVPDSLSRTEAAHVIGVQANVWTETMDSARAVDYMVFPRLSAFAEVAWRPLPPSFERDFADFDRRMAAAHYARLDALGVEYRPPSGPRPWQQRPGVRGRPKEGPPPVR from the coding sequence ATGGATCTCGTTCCCGCACCCCGCGAAATCCGTTCCGGCTCGGTGGATGGCGGCCCCTTCGTCTTCGGCTTCGGCACCCAGGTAGCGGCTGACGCGGCGAGCGGCACGTCCGCCCGCTGGCTGCGCTCCGTGCTCGGCACCGCAACGGGCTTGCCGCTGGAGCCCGCGACGCCCGGAACAAAGAAGGCCGTCACTCTTCAGGTCACCGAGCGGCTCGTGGCGCTCGGCCCCGAGGCGTACGAACTGGTCGCGGATGCCTCCGGCGTGCTGATCGAGGGCGGTGGCCCGGCCGGGGTCTTCTGGGGTGCCCAGACTTTGCGGCAACTGCTCGGCCCGGATGCCTTCCGGCGTGCCCCGCTGCGTGACGGGCCCTGGACAGTGCCACCGGTGAGGATCGCGGACGCCCCGCGCTTCGCGTGGCGCGGCATGATGCTGGACGTCGCCCGGCACTTCATGCCAAAAGACGGGGTTCTGCGATATGTCGACCTGCTCGCTGCCCACAAACTGAATGTGCTCCACCTGCACCTGACGGACGACCAGGGCTGGCGGATCGAGATCGACCGATATCCCCGGCTCACCGAGGTGGGGTCATGGCGCGCCCGTAGCCGGATCGGGCTCGAGGACAGCCCGCTGTGGGACGAGCGCCCGCACGGCGGCTACTACACCCAGGACGACCTGCGTGAAATCGTTGCCTACGCCGGCGAGCGGCACATCACCGTAGTACCCGAGATCGACATCCCGGGCCACTCGCAGGCAGCCATCGCCGCCTACCCGGAACTGGGCAACACCGATGTCGTCGACACCACCGCGCTGACGCCGTGGGAAGACTGGGGCATCAGCCTCGACGTGCTGAACGTCTCCGAGGCCACGCTGGCGTTCTACGAGAACGTCCTGACCGAGGTCCTGGACATTTTCCCGTCCGAGTTCGTCCACATCGGCGGTGACGAGTGTGCCAAGGAGCAGTGGCGGGCCAGCCCCACCGTCCAACGGCGCATCCGTGAACTGGGCCTGACGGACGAGGCTGGGATGCAGAGCTGGTTCATCCACCACTTCGACCGCTGGCTGGCCGACCGGGGTCGAAGGCTTGTCGGCTGGGACGAAATCCTGGAGGGCGGCGTGGCACCGGGCGCGGTGGTGTCGTCCTGGCAGGGGTACGCGGGCGGCATCGCCGCCGCCCGCGCGGGCCACGACGTCGTGATGTGCCCGCAGGAGCATGTCTACCTCGACTGGCGGCAGGCCGGCGGCCCCGGCGAGCCCATTCCCATCGCCCATGTGCGTACCTTGGAGGACGTTTACCGCTTCGAACCGGTGCCCGACTCCCTGAGCAGGACAGAAGCCGCCCATGTCATCGGTGTCCAGGCCAACGTCTGGACCGAGACGATGGACTCGGCCCGGGCCGTGGACTACATGGTCTTTCCTCGCTTGTCGGCCTTCGCCGAGGTCGCCTGGCGCCCTCTTCCTCCGTCCTTCGAGCGCGACTTCGCCGACTTCGATCGGCGGATGGCCGCCGCACACTACGCCCGGCTCGACGCACTCGGCGTCGAATACCGCCCGCCGTCCGGCCCCCGGCCCTGGCAGCAGCGACCCGGCGTCCGGGGCCGACCGAAGGAGGGCCCCCCGCCGGTGCGATGA